The genomic window caaagtgcaaagcccgtgacgATGGCACAAGATGCACCCCATAAAGGTCTATCAATTAAATGAGGATTGTTCAGCCCATGaaaactggcccgattcaaagaactATTGGAGAAACATGTCAGATTGAAACTTAGGTGACCCAATGATGAAGACATGGCAACATAGGCTACCTTAGTAAATATGAGAACTAATCTTAGAATATTGataggaatcatatcttgtaaaggtTAGATTTGATTAGATATTGTATCTTGTAAATCCCATGATTTAAGGGATAAGGCTAATCTCGTTCGTTGATGTAACTTAATTCGGACTGTAGGTTTTGGGGGAGTTCAACTATAAATCATCCATTATAatttgaattcttaagagtaatagaattcttggagagcatttactcaaacatctCTAGTGCATTTTTTtctgtggctttctgttgttcttttgtgGCTTCTTTGGCATAAATTACTTCcactatacaaattggtgccttggaggaattctaaaggaatcctcacttgtGGTGTTGAGGCTGACTTAGGTGAGTTTGGTACAAACGAATTgtctaaggccgcacggatcgtgAGACAAAAGATCTAACCCCGTGACACAACGCATGAGGAGTCATTGAGGCTTAAGAGCGTAGGATGCAATCCTTACCTATCTGCGAACCACTTTTCTCAGCGGACACGGCGTCAGATGTCGAGTACCTGTCATAATTCAAACTCGTTGCCAAGTCATATCCGCTATCCCTGGAGTAAAAGAAAAAGCAAATTCGGCGCAAGAAGCAATGACAACTGCCACAACAGCAACATAGGAGGGGACGTGGTTGCACGACGGGATCGTCATCGGCCTAGGTAGAAGAAGCGCCGCCTATATCTACGCAATATACAAGTCAATTTACTCCACTTATTTCGGTTCATTTTACTAACCCCATATTTTTTCACAAGTACCACTGCACTATGAACCACCATTACAAAGTGGTCGATTCTTCTATTCCCGTAGGTAGATATTTCCCTACACCGATGTCCCCCACATACTTCACCCCTTACTGACCTAGATGCTAGGCCAGATGTCAAGGCATGCACCGCTACCGATGACGATTCCAATGTAGATGCCCATGCAGCACTCGATGTCAATGCCCAGGACAATGCTGACGTACCTAGAATTTGGGGCACCTTATGGTTACTCGCCTATAGTGACCTAAACATCGTTCGCATCACTGTTTTACCAAGGTGGGTCATCGATGCAACCATTGCTTGCTAGAGTATCGGATACATGATAAGAGGCTAGGACCATGCAATAATAGATTATGTAGGACTAGGATGACGTTGGTGAACCCTAAGACAAACGCCATGGGGCATTGGTAGGTGGGAGTCCCAGCGACGATGATGATAAAGAGGAAGTCTACAGGCCCTCACCTCCGGATACACCTCTGGATGTACCTCCGGTTGCACCTCTGGCTATAGGCAAAAATCCTCCACACGACCGTCGTCCACCGCCTTACGGCACAAATTCTCCCTAATGACACAGTTGATGTATTTTTGTTGTTCTTAATATTGTAATGTAAATATatacaaaagtaaataaataaataaataatttcattcgaACATTACATTTGTCTTCATTTCTGTGTAATATGAGTTATGCGTAAGTTAACAATACATAACAAATTTCAATTTCCTGAATAAAGGAAGTACTACATTCGCAATATTATTTGGAAGAAAATAATCCTATCGACATTAAGGCCCTACTGTATCCCTGTACAAAGAACATGTTGTCTTCGTATGCCTTGGGTTTCTACAGTACGCGCATAATCTCTGTTTACTGTCCCTCTCCTGAATATCCATGTTGTTCCTTATCTTTATGGAATTCAGGCGACCAATTGATCGTCGAAGTACGTTGGGTGCATTTCCACATTAGTTTTAAAACTTAGTACGTACCGATCCAATACCAGACACCATTGCCACAAATAGTTGTACGAACATCTGACTCCTCCCCATCAACTGCATCTGCTGCCCTTCTTCCTCACTTGTATCTTCCATAGCCACCCTTCTTCATTGACCGCATTTTCTTCCTCGATCTTATTTTTTTCCTCATCTGCACCTTCATTATCACCTTCAAGTAGGGAGTTAGACGTACCCTCATCGATCCTCGTTGAAAGGATTAGGTCATTGATTCTCTTGTAACCCTATGTGCCCATAAAAAATGAACCGGTTTGATGTCAATGTACATCAATGATCCCCCCGTATAATTGCTTTCGCCCCATGATATCGACCTAGTGTCGAAGTTGAAATTAAACGCACTGATTAAATATCGAGCCCGAGTGTCCAAATTGGGGTTATGCTCAAGCCTCGACAAGTACTGGCCACCAAAGTTTAGATCCGTGCCAAAGATTGATGAGTGTCTTCCCAATGATGTTAGTAAATTAATTTCTTTTCTCATTAAGCttgtcataattaattttaaattttaagagttGGCTGCAGCACAATTAAAGGAGAgagaaataattaattatttgacATTTCTCGTGAAGCTTGCCtgcaattattatttttatttaaagagttacaataatttttctttttgttagccaaaattattttaaaattaaaatttaaaatttttcttcgCCACAGTTagttctttctcttttcttgagctctttaaaaaaaatatgtttacaATTAATTTCCTTTCCAATAAAGTTTGTTATTTTCATTATAGTCTTTTATAGTTTTCTTTCCATATAACTATTTTTCAAAtagaaaattatatttcatgCACCATTATCACCctttcttattttaaaaaaaaacaaagcccaaaaaaataaaaaaattctcatCTTCACCTTTTAAACACAGTTGGAGAATCGAGAAACTCGAATCAATGCATCCCCACCACTGTCAGTCAAATAATCCAAAATATAATCTTGGAACTGAAAATCATCGACAAGCCCATTGTTGTCGTCTGCGACGATACCATACAAAGATTTAGTAgacccattttttttttcttttcaaatattttttttacaaaaaccaaccaaaaaaaaaatttacttccgGTGAAGCCTAACACATACGAGacactattaaaatatataaacccGGAATACTCGTATTTTTTGcggactttttaaaaaaatacataccaaTACTGCCTAACACAGTGACAacatcaaaaaatattatttttttatataacttGTAATGATGATTAGGAATTTGAGGGAGCCTGACACATCGGTAGCACCAATTGTGAGCACTATTTATTTTgcctattttcttaaataatttataatgtaCTTACATTATTAGGGTAAAAAAGCGGAAATGAATTCAATAAATACCAAACCTGTCTTTAATATTTGAGTAATGCAAGTCATCATTCAGAAACAATACTTCCATTTTGATTATGGAGGGTAGGAAATTCTAATGAAAGAATCAGTATAAGCATTAAAGATCTCCAAATGTCAATCCTAGAAGTAATTTCCTGAGATCAATAAAATACtggaaaatatattttaactctAATTTCTACGATACATTACTTCCATAAACTACTATCAAAATCAAAGACTAGAttcctgaattttttttttttaaattgagggaTTCTGTTCTTCGTTTACCTTTGTATTTGGTGGTTGAAATAAAACCATGTTTGAATGCTtcttttttctatatatttgtCTTTAACATGCACAACCACCTCCTTGTTGCTCTATCTGGGAAGAATTGACGGTGGATTTCAAGTTCACATCCACCATGTCGTCTTGTTTTGTTGAAGAAAGTCTTTCCATCCCCGGTAAGGCAGCCGCGATTTTCCGGAATAGAGGCTGCATTTTCATATTTATAACAATCAACATGATTTTTTAACAAACCAAGGGCAATCAAGTATTCTATGGGAAGCAGCAGTTCAACATTAACAAGCAAACAAATTTTGTCTACAAAATCTTAGTGATGTCAAGGTGGCCTAAGTTAGGTGTGTTAAGGATCACGTCAGACTTTTGACCACTTAACACATTGCATCAAAAGGTcgggtaaaaataaataatgatctGAGTATGTCTTGAAGAACTATTTCAGTTCATTCTCTAAAGGAACTTAGGCCACCACCTTGACTACATCGACTTTAATCAGACATCAACGAAATTACTCGGTTATGATTATCGGTTTATATCAAGtagtgtttttctttttaaggTGGCCTAAGTTAGGTGTGTTAAGGATCACGTCAGACTTTTGACCACTTAACACATTGCATCAAAAGGTcgggtaaaaataaataatgatcgGAGTATGTCTTGAAGAACTATTTCAGTTCATTCTCTAAAGGAACTTAGGCCACCACCTTGACTATATCGACTTTAATCAGACATCAACGAAATTACTCGGTTATGATTATCGGTTTATATCAAGTAGTGTTTTTCTTTTTGCACCTTGATATTGAATCCCGCTTTTGCACTGGTTTCTATAAACATGACTCCTAATTCACGAGCTTTGCTATCTCCTTCCTCTATAGAGACCTGCCTGTTTAAGCACCAAAGCGTATAAATCGACCGTTTAAGACTGTTTAAGAAACTCCCTGTGGTTTAAGTCTAGACCTGAATGACATATTATATTAACAATGTTTAAGAAACTCCCTGCGGTTTAAGTCTTGATATTGAATCACGGACCTTTTATCAACTAGATCAGTTTTGTTCCCAACAAGAACAATAATGACATCACTGCCTCGTTCTGTGCGTACCTCCTCCATCCATTTGGAGGTGTTCAAAAATGATTGCCTATCTGCAAGGATATAATTGGGGCTAACATATATGCCAATAAGATCAGTATGGTTATCAAAGGGAGTCAACTTATGCAATTCAAATTAGGGTATTGgaagagaaaggattgtatgaaacggGGATAATATCCCTTTCTAATAATTTTATGCCACATCGGTAATTTTATCCTGAATTTAaggattttaatttggatttaatttttttcaggATGAAAATGCTGAAATTCAAGATGAAAATGTTAATAtggcataaaactattgaaaAAGAGATACAGATGACGTGACAGCCTTGTTTCATAGAATCCTTTCCCGGTATTGGAAATGGACGTGTCGTATACAGTTACTTTCAAATATATCTATCTTTAGATCCATAGACATATCTATCTGTTCATGTTAGACAtccattttgaatatatatatatacatatatatacctacCATATTTAGAGTATATaccaaacaaaaatattttagaaaaataaaaagttgggACAACATCACAGCCAGTAAAAGATTTCCATTATAGTCTCTCATCTAAtgaaaaggaagaaaacaaaagccACTCGGGTAAGCTCATACTCACTAGCTACATCATAGACAATTACTGCAACAGAAGAATCTCTGATATAACTCGGAATAAGACTCCTAAACCTCTCCTGCCCAGCAGTATCCCTGTGAAATTATAAGATAAAAACTCAAACGGAGACGAGAcaaatgaaaatttgaagagaatatAACTCGTGAAAACCAAGAAATTTAGATTAATTTGCATGTTATGCTTTTCTCAATTGCCAAACCACACTTTGGCATGGATGGCTTTTGATAGTTTACTATAAGAGGATGGAAGTGCGTAGCAGAAATGATTTACTTTCGGTTTCTAAAAGTTGTCAACCGCATGAAGAGGAAATGCTAGGGATTCATCAAGCAAATACGGCTTCTTGTTTTCTCATTGGAATGACAATTACCCACAAATTTAAAGCTCCTTCAGCGACAACAAATTAAAACTGCCTTACAACAAAAGTAAGCTTTTGTAGTCTAAAATTTAAACAATCAACACCTTAAGTtcacaaaatatatgcttgattgCATGTGTATTGAACATACAATCTAGCAATGGAACTAGAACTAATAAAGAAACTGTTGAACATAGTTATCCAAGATCCAATGAAAAAGGAAGAAACTGTATTACCAAAGCTGCAAACGAACCGTTCGATCTTCAAGATACATTGTTTTTGATAAAAAATCAATTCCAATGGTGGCCTGCATTTATATAGCAATCATtcaagaaaaatatacatataaacattCCCTCAATTCCAGTATTCACTCGATGTGATAGAAGTAAAgttcaaattcaattactagaaATAATCATCGTacccaaaaaaaacaaaatccaaactgattatttaaataaacaaaaaaaggatCTGCGTTAGGCTATCATGGAGAATCGAACAGTATAGCAAAGATCATTCTGCTCGAGATCAACAAAACAAGCAAAGACGATGTCAAGTAGGAGATTAAGATTCCAAACAGAGAGATGAATAAGTCGAAAAAcggaaatcaaattcaaataatatataag from Gossypium hirsutum isolate 1008001.06 chromosome D12, Gossypium_hirsutum_v2.1, whole genome shotgun sequence includes these protein-coding regions:
- the LOC107945394 gene encoding ras-related protein RABH1e — protein: MATVSPLAKYKLVFLGDQSVGKTSIITRFMYDKFDTTYQATIGIDFLSKTMYLEDRTVRLQLWDTAGQERFRSLIPSYIRDSSVAVIVYDVANRQSFLNTSKWMEEVRTERGSDVIIVLVGNKTDLVDKRQVSIEEGDSKARELGVMFIETSAKAGFNIKPLFRKIAAALPGMERLSSTKQDDMVDVNLKSTVNSSQIEQQGGGCAC